A part of Olleya sp. Bg11-27 genomic DNA contains:
- a CDS encoding DUF4407 domain-containing protein, with the protein MLNHFFIICSGADTAILKTSSIGEQNKYAGIGATIFFTAILAFIASSYALYTIFESIFTSMGFGLVWGLLIFNLDRFIVSTIKKRGSFFNQLLQATPRLILALIIAIVISKPLELKIFEKEINQVLLTEKNAMTLQNQDDIALQFSPKETELKQQILNLQNEIDAKAAEVNTLYSTYITEAEGTSGSNKLGKGPVYKEKRDKHDTALAELQLLKTESKDKVATIEAELLLLKTKYDSQVANTQPIIDGFDGLMARVTALNTLPWIPSFFIFLLFLAIETSPIIAKLLAPKGEYDFKLEDQETAIKTVVEQRVKERALSVTADFKINDKIYSDLSEDDEIYQYKQKKARALLQLQADAFYKQQEKAL; encoded by the coding sequence ATGTTAAATCATTTTTTTATTATCTGTTCTGGAGCGGATACAGCGATACTAAAAACATCCTCCATTGGCGAACAAAATAAATATGCAGGAATAGGCGCCACAATCTTTTTTACTGCAATACTAGCTTTTATAGCTTCAAGCTACGCACTTTACACCATTTTTGAAAGCATATTCACGTCTATGGGATTTGGATTAGTTTGGGGGCTTTTAATTTTTAATCTAGACCGGTTTATTGTGTCAACCATCAAAAAAAGAGGTTCATTTTTCAATCAATTGCTTCAAGCAACACCTAGACTAATTTTAGCTTTAATTATTGCTATTGTAATATCAAAACCTTTAGAGCTTAAGATCTTTGAAAAAGAAATCAATCAAGTCTTATTAACCGAAAAAAATGCAATGACACTGCAAAATCAAGACGACATTGCTTTGCAATTTTCACCTAAAGAAACCGAATTGAAACAACAAATCCTTAACCTTCAAAATGAAATAGATGCTAAAGCAGCAGAAGTAAACACATTATACAGCACATATATTACAGAAGCAGAAGGTACTTCCGGATCAAACAAATTAGGAAAAGGCCCTGTTTACAAAGAAAAAAGGGATAAACACGATACAGCCTTAGCTGAATTACAATTACTAAAAACAGAGTCCAAAGATAAAGTTGCTACAATTGAAGCTGAATTACTTTTACTAAAAACCAAATACGATAGTCAAGTTGCCAATACACAACCTATAATTGATGGCTTTGATGGTTTAATGGCACGTGTGACTGCTTTAAACACTTTACCTTGGATCCCTTCCTTTTTTATATTTTTATTGTTTCTAGCTATTGAAACGTCTCCAATTATAGCTAAATTATTAGCTCCAAAAGGCGAATATGATTTTAAATTAGAAGACCAAGAAACAGCTATAAAAACAGTAGTTGAACAACGTGTAAAAGAAAGAGCATTATCTGTCACTGCTGATTTTAAAATAAACGATAAAATATATAGCGATCTATCTGAAGATGATGAAATCTATCAGTACAAGCAAAAAAAAGCACGTGCATTACTGCAACTTCAAGCCGATGCATTTTACAAACAACAAGAAAAAGCATTGTAA
- a CDS encoding PhnA domain-containing protein yields MSVLQMLQERSNTTCELCTSNIDTRQYNIPPSLTETVDTCVLVCGTCYDQIEKNTEMDVNHWRCLNDSMWSEHVAVQIMAWRMLQRLRGEGWPKDLLDMMYLDEDNLAIARLTDEHKDEADKIIHRDVNGVILETGDSVVLVKDLKIKGSSQVAKQGTAVRNIRLDRENATYIEGKVGPTLTVIITEYVKKL; encoded by the coding sequence ATGAGCGTACTTCAAATGTTACAAGAAAGAAGCAATACAACTTGCGAGTTATGTACTTCTAATATAGATACCAGACAATATAATATTCCGCCATCATTAACAGAAACTGTAGATACTTGCGTATTAGTTTGCGGAACCTGTTATGATCAAATCGAAAAAAACACAGAGATGGATGTTAACCATTGGAGATGTTTAAACGATAGTATGTGGTCGGAGCATGTGGCTGTTCAGATTATGGCTTGGAGAATGTTACAACGATTAAGAGGTGAAGGTTGGCCAAAAGATTTGTTAGACATGATGTACTTGGACGAAGATAATTTAGCAATCGCTAGATTAACGGACGAGCATAAAGATGAAGCAGATAAAATTATCCATAGAGATGTTAATGGTGTAATTTTAGAAACTGGAGATAGTGTCGTTTTAGTTAAAGATCTTAAAATTAAAGGATCTAGCCAAGTTGCTAAACAAGGGACAGCCGTTAGAAATATTAGATTAGATCGTGAAAACGCAACTTATATTGAAGGTAAAGTAGGACCAACACTTACCGTTATTATTACTGAATACGTTAAGAAACTATAA
- a CDS encoding type I phosphomannose isomerase catalytic subunit produces MKVYPIKFNPILKEKIWGGNKLGQLLGKATDKDNVGESWEISDVNGNISEVNNGDYKGANLKDLIATHKADLLGAENFANFGCNFPLLIKFLDAKTDLSVQVHPDNKMAKKHHDSFGKTEMWYIMDSDANADIVLGLKDKTTDPELLNHITAQNVASVFNREQVKKGDSFFIPAGKIHAIGAGVLAAEIQQTSDITYRVYDWDRTDDSGQKRELHTKLAEQATKQFDSNGKADYTLQPNTSANLVNCDYFTTNILDVTAHKIIDYSDLDSFIIFMCVEGEVDIAIANHIETLKMGETVLIPASAKEVTFTANNSKLLEVYVAKGLVKAIQQAS; encoded by the coding sequence ATGAAAGTCTATCCAATAAAATTTAATCCCATCTTAAAAGAGAAAATTTGGGGCGGAAACAAACTAGGGCAACTTTTAGGGAAAGCTACAGATAAAGATAATGTTGGTGAGAGCTGGGAGATTTCTGATGTCAATGGGAATATTTCGGAAGTTAATAATGGAGACTATAAAGGTGCTAATTTAAAAGACTTAATAGCAACACATAAAGCAGACCTTTTAGGGGCAGAAAACTTTGCGAATTTTGGTTGTAATTTTCCTCTATTAATTAAATTTTTGGATGCTAAAACTGATTTGTCAGTACAAGTACATCCAGATAATAAAATGGCTAAAAAACATCATGATAGTTTTGGAAAGACAGAGATGTGGTATATAATGGATAGTGATGCTAATGCAGATATTGTATTAGGTTTAAAAGATAAAACAACAGATCCAGAGCTTTTAAATCATATTACGGCGCAAAATGTAGCTTCAGTATTTAATAGAGAACAAGTTAAAAAAGGAGATAGTTTTTTTATTCCAGCAGGAAAAATTCATGCAATAGGTGCAGGTGTTTTAGCTGCAGAAATTCAGCAAACCTCAGATATTACCTATCGTGTGTACGATTGGGATAGAACAGATGATTCTGGGCAGAAAAGAGAACTGCATACCAAGTTAGCAGAGCAGGCGACCAAACAATTTGATTCTAACGGAAAAGCAGACTATACATTACAACCTAATACTAGTGCTAATTTGGTTAACTGCGATTATTTTACAACTAATATTTTAGATGTTACAGCGCATAAAATTATTGATTATTCAGATTTAGATTCGTTTATCATTTTTATGTGTGTAGAAGGTGAGGTCGACATTGCAATAGCAAATCATATCGAAACGCTTAAAATGGGAGAAACTGTTTTAATCCCTGCAAGTGCAAAGGAGGTTACATTTACCGCTAATAACTCTAAATTATTAGAAGTATATGTTGCTAAAGGCTTGGTTAAAGCAATTCAACAAGCATCTTAA
- a CDS encoding glycosyltransferase family A protein: MKTGIIIIFHNNEKDIDIAIFTNQLRQSKDIQFCLVNNASKDNTLLALQDIKDSRLPNVSVVDIRKFKSDVSAVRAGARFMFNQFNLKHLGYVCTNLLNIKYQGLNGLVKAINENHEVIEDYNTQKLKDRGIKLTLFQSLFSVVEYLKKLNVKNKFVHRQYLSKL; encoded by the coding sequence ATGAAAACAGGTATCATAATAATCTTTCATAATAATGAGAAAGATATAGACATAGCTATTTTTACTAATCAGCTTAGACAGTCCAAAGACATTCAATTCTGTTTAGTTAATAATGCAAGTAAGGACAATACGCTTTTAGCATTACAAGATATTAAAGACTCTAGATTACCCAATGTATCTGTAGTAGATATCAGAAAATTTAAATCGGACGTATCAGCAGTAAGAGCAGGCGCTAGATTTATGTTTAATCAATTTAATTTAAAACATTTAGGGTATGTCTGTACCAATTTACTGAATATTAAATACCAAGGATTAAACGGTTTAGTAAAAGCAATTAACGAAAATCATGAGGTTATTGAAGATTATAATACACAAAAATTAAAAGATCGCGGTATTAAATTAACATTATTTCAAAGTTTGTTTTCAGTAGTAGAGTATTTGAAAAAATTGAATGTAAAAAACAAATTTGTGCACCGTCAGTATTTAAGTAAACTATAA
- a CDS encoding response regulator: MRVLAIDDQQLVLLPLQKRLAELGYEVKIETDAAKGLELYESFKPDLVIVDINMPGVSGLEVVKHIRITKNSQIPIMVLSGDTKDETITEGFDLGINDYMKKPLSLNEISARVKRLIGVPEGQNTVSTSNVMIQERCVGVVIPCYNEEERLLSDEFTSYIDKNSGYHLCFVNDGSKDKTLEVLNELKKGREDFITVYDCEKNGGKAEAVRLGMLHMAKKEDLDYIGFLDADLSTDLADFDDLVKTIETSEFKIVSGSRISRMGADITKESARKIISLTINFIIRKILKMDFKDTQCGAKIFRKDVIDIAFGEKFITQWIFDVEIFKRMSIHFGLKEAKAMLCEQPLKRWIHADGSKLSMKDSVKIVGQLGQIAWVYRNKKQNTKKAA, encoded by the coding sequence ATGAGAGTTTTAGCCATCGACGACCAGCAACTAGTTTTACTTCCGTTACAAAAAAGATTAGCCGAATTAGGTTATGAAGTAAAAATTGAAACTGATGCCGCTAAAGGATTAGAATTATACGAATCCTTTAAACCTGATTTAGTTATTGTAGATATTAATATGCCAGGTGTTTCTGGGTTAGAAGTTGTAAAGCATATTAGAATTACTAAAAACTCTCAAATACCAATAATGGTACTGAGTGGGGATACAAAAGATGAAACTATTACGGAAGGTTTTGATTTAGGAATTAATGACTACATGAAAAAGCCATTAAGTTTAAATGAAATTAGCGCACGTGTAAAACGATTGATTGGTGTTCCTGAAGGGCAAAATACTGTGTCTACAAGTAATGTGATGATTCAAGAGCGTTGCGTAGGTGTTGTTATACCTTGTTATAATGAAGAAGAGCGTTTGTTAAGTGATGAGTTTACTAGCTATATTGATAAAAATTCAGGTTACCATTTATGTTTTGTAAATGATGGTAGTAAGGATAAAACGTTAGAAGTTTTAAACGAATTAAAAAAAGGAAGAGAAGACTTTATTACCGTGTATGACTGCGAGAAAAATGGAGGAAAAGCAGAAGCAGTACGTTTAGGAATGTTACACATGGCTAAAAAAGAGGATTTAGATTATATCGGTTTTTTAGATGCTGATTTATCTACAGATTTAGCAGATTTTGATGACCTAGTTAAAACGATAGAAACTTCAGAGTTTAAAATTGTAAGTGGTTCTAGAATCTCAAGAATGGGAGCTGACATTACAAAAGAGTCTGCTAGAAAAATAATTAGTCTAACCATTAATTTTATAATCAGAAAGATTCTAAAAATGGATTTTAAAGACACGCAATGTGGTGCTAAAATTTTCCGTAAAGATGTTATCGATATCGCTTTTGGCGAAAAATTTATAACACAATGGATTTTTGATGTAGAGATTTTTAAAAGAATGAGTATTCATTTTGGATTAAAAGAAGCTAAAGCTATGCTATGTGAACAACCATTAAAAAGGTGGATTCATGCCGATGGTTCTAAATTATCAATGAAAGATTCAGTAAAAATCGTTGGACAATTAGGACAGATTGCTTGGGTTTACAGAAACAAAAAGCAAAACACTAAAAAAGCAGCATAA
- a CDS encoding glycoside hydrolase family 2 TIM barrel-domain containing protein yields MVGLNKNILRTILIISYIMIVALIISGISALFSYLNTGADRSKMLHTEIRKVEQYIPKVAWEPLQNEGRAMDNQTLNALENDYLDAWYVKQVAYRTNKTAGIKDYYTDSARQNILDFIALNKADTISIEATTLNHKPTLEFFSEDGQLAVITDRDVVEYKRVFKNEALVLETTETSTYKMVFLLEDGFWRIRHLVKEMSNPFVVEANKINTDSLTLKGINYYPKATPWNMFGDAFSKDTISNDFKIIKDAGLNSVRLFVQYDDFGKAEVNPLKLEKLKQTLDAAEENNLKVVLTLFDFYGDYSVMNWTLNQHHAKKIVSTFKDHNAIMAWDIKNEPNLDFDSRGEDLVVSWLDNMIDAVKSVDSIHPVTIGWSNTQSATILKDKVDFVSFHYYEDLSALDTAIKTMRKDIPNKKLVLQEFGISSYSGFWKPFGSSEEDQANYHKKIQEIIASNNLQFMSWTLYDFVDVPKAVVGSRPWRRNTQKHFGFIDKNGAKKASFKYITN; encoded by the coding sequence ATGGTAGGTCTTAATAAAAACATACTACGTACCATATTAATCATCTCATATATTATGATTGTAGCCTTAATTATTTCTGGTATTAGTGCGTTGTTTAGTTATCTAAATACGGGAGCCGATCGAAGTAAAATGCTACATACCGAAATTAGAAAAGTAGAACAATACATCCCTAAAGTAGCTTGGGAGCCTTTACAAAATGAAGGAAGAGCAATGGACAATCAAACCCTTAATGCTCTAGAAAATGATTATTTAGACGCTTGGTACGTCAAACAAGTGGCTTACAGAACCAATAAAACTGCCGGTATTAAAGATTATTATACAGACAGTGCTAGACAAAACATCCTTGATTTTATAGCTTTAAATAAAGCAGACACCATTAGTATTGAAGCGACAACGCTAAACCATAAACCTACTTTAGAGTTTTTTAGTGAAGATGGACAATTAGCAGTGATTACAGATCGTGATGTTGTCGAATATAAACGTGTTTTTAAAAATGAAGCATTAGTTTTAGAAACCACAGAAACTTCTACCTATAAAATGGTGTTTTTATTAGAAGATGGTTTTTGGCGTATTAGACATTTAGTCAAAGAAATGAGCAATCCTTTTGTAGTTGAAGCAAACAAAATCAATACCGATAGCTTAACACTTAAAGGTATTAACTACTATCCAAAAGCAACACCTTGGAACATGTTTGGAGATGCTTTTTCTAAAGACACGATCAGCAATGATTTTAAAATAATAAAAGATGCTGGATTAAATTCTGTACGATTATTTGTGCAATATGATGATTTTGGCAAAGCAGAAGTCAACCCGTTAAAGTTGGAAAAACTAAAACAAACCTTAGATGCTGCAGAAGAGAACAACCTAAAAGTGGTCTTAACATTATTTGATTTTTATGGCGATTATTCCGTAATGAATTGGACGTTAAACCAACATCATGCAAAAAAAATAGTCTCTACTTTTAAAGATCACAACGCTATTATGGCTTGGGATATCAAAAACGAACCCAACTTAGATTTTGATTCTAGAGGAGAAGACTTAGTAGTCTCTTGGTTAGACAATATGATAGATGCAGTAAAATCTGTTGACTCGATTCACCCAGTAACTATTGGATGGTCAAATACACAAAGTGCAACTATTTTAAAAGATAAAGTTGATTTTGTATCGTTTCATTACTATGAAGATTTAAGCGCATTAGACACAGCTATAAAAACCATGCGCAAAGACATTCCGAATAAAAAACTAGTGTTACAAGAATTTGGAATCTCCTCTTATTCTGGTTTCTGGAAACCTTTTGGCAGCTCTGAAGAAGATCAAGCTAATTATCACAAAAAAATCCAAGAGATCATCGCGTCTAATAATCTGCAATTCATGTCTTGGACGCTATACGATTTTGTTGATGTGCCTAAGGCAGTTGTAGGTAGTCGACCTTGGCGTCGTAATACCCAAAAACATTTTGGGTTTATTGACAAAAACGGGGCAAAAAAGGCGTCATTTAAATACATTACGAATTAA
- a CDS encoding glycosyltransferase, which translates to MKLAIVTAYPPSKVTLNEYAYHLVKHFRQKDNVTEIVLLTDKTEGAKDIAFTEKGCKITVKECWAFNSYTNIINVTKAINSTKPDAVLFNLQFMKFGDKKIAAALGLMLPLVCKLKKIPNIVLLHNILEEVDLGSAGFTSNKIMQKAYGFIGTSLTRLILQADTVAVTMQKYVAILEKKYKVNNVVLIPHGTFEISEEKPEYSLPEGPLQVMTFGKFGTYKKVESMIEAVEKVRASTGLDLEVVIAGTDNPNVPGYLAKVQDDYKHVPQVRFTGYVEEYEVPTLFQESAVVVFPYTSTTGSSGVLHQAGSYGKAVVMPDLGDLALLVKDEGYQGEFFEPTSVESLATAIEAIVTNDTHRIVLGQANYEAATAYPMEKIADMYLNQFNAIIKKKTKK; encoded by the coding sequence ATGAAACTAGCCATCGTAACCGCGTATCCTCCAAGTAAAGTAACCTTAAATGAGTATGCTTATCATTTAGTAAAACATTTTAGACAAAAAGACAATGTTACCGAAATAGTGTTACTAACAGACAAAACAGAGGGTGCAAAAGATATTGCGTTTACAGAAAAAGGCTGTAAAATTACAGTAAAAGAATGTTGGGCATTTAATAGCTACACAAATATTATAAATGTGACTAAAGCGATTAATAGCACAAAACCAGATGCTGTATTGTTCAACTTACAATTTATGAAGTTTGGGGACAAAAAAATTGCGGCAGCTTTAGGGTTAATGTTACCGTTGGTTTGTAAGTTGAAAAAGATACCTAATATCGTGTTATTACATAATATATTGGAAGAAGTAGATTTAGGATCCGCAGGATTTACGTCTAATAAAATCATGCAAAAAGCCTATGGGTTTATAGGGACTAGTTTAACGCGATTAATTTTACAAGCAGATACGGTTGCGGTAACTATGCAAAAATATGTTGCTATTTTAGAAAAAAAATATAAAGTAAATAATGTGGTTTTAATTCCGCACGGAACATTTGAAATTTCTGAAGAAAAACCAGAATATAGCTTGCCTGAAGGGCCTTTACAAGTGATGACTTTTGGGAAGTTTGGAACTTATAAAAAAGTAGAATCTATGATTGAAGCGGTTGAGAAAGTAAGAGCATCCACAGGGCTAGACCTTGAAGTTGTTATTGCAGGAACGGACAATCCAAATGTGCCTGGTTATTTAGCAAAAGTACAAGACGACTATAAGCATGTTCCACAAGTACGTTTTACGGGTTATGTAGAAGAGTATGAGGTGCCAACCTTGTTTCAGGAAAGTGCAGTAGTTGTATTTCCATATACCTCTACAACTGGAAGCTCCGGTGTATTGCACCAGGCAGGAAGTTATGGAAAAGCAGTGGTTATGCCCGATTTAGGAGACCTTGCTTTATTAGTGAAAGATGAAGGGTATCAAGGTGAATTTTTTGAACCAACATCTGTTGAGAGTTTAGCGACAGCAATTGAAGCTATAGTTACTAATGATACACACAGAATAGTTTTAGGGCAAGCAAATTATGAAGCAGCAACTGCCTACCCAATGGAAAAGATTGCCGATATGTATTTGAATCAATTTAATGCGATCATCAAAAAAAAAACAAAAAAATAA
- a CDS encoding oligosaccharide flippase family protein, translated as MSILTLLKTKKVTPEQVFMLSVLAVNGGNYLYNLILGRVLGPAQFADAAVLITFLLVLSFVAMTFQLVTAKFSVIFENETFTNFVATIYKNATVVGLGFGALIIVFAKQLQSVFNTSSSAMFTIFGIGVPIYFLMSVNRGVFQGKKEFKSLSITYQAEMLSRLVITLGLIFLFDMQSSVVIAVGILISFGFGLVPFKFKNLNFKKTIAIEASQSKQVKSFFVITAFYELTQIIINNSDILLVKHYFDSYDAGLYASLALIGRIVYFVAWMFVMLLLPTVVQLKKEGKATAPILFKYVGYIAAIATTIVIGCALFPRTAITLLFGDSYLAMAPLLWKYALATGLFAISNIFAYYYLSLDRYIPVVISGVFGTLQMGLVVFFHESLEQVVHMQIIAMVLLLVIQVLFFMFDSKFKK; from the coding sequence ATGTCTATTTTAACTCTTTTAAAAACTAAAAAAGTAACTCCGGAACAAGTGTTTATGCTAAGTGTTTTAGCAGTCAATGGAGGGAATTATTTGTACAATCTTATTTTAGGACGTGTTTTAGGTCCTGCTCAATTTGCGGATGCCGCAGTATTAATTACTTTTTTGCTGGTGTTATCTTTTGTGGCGATGACGTTTCAATTAGTAACGGCTAAATTTTCTGTGATTTTTGAAAACGAAACGTTTACCAATTTTGTTGCTACAATTTATAAAAACGCAACGGTTGTTGGTTTAGGCTTTGGTGCTTTAATTATTGTTTTTGCCAAACAGTTACAATCGGTATTTAATACTTCGTCTTCTGCAATGTTTACCATATTTGGAATTGGAGTGCCAATCTATTTTTTAATGAGTGTGAATAGAGGCGTGTTTCAGGGTAAAAAAGAATTTAAATCATTATCCATTACTTATCAAGCCGAAATGTTAAGCCGATTAGTAATCACTTTAGGTTTAATCTTTTTATTTGATATGCAATCTTCTGTAGTTATTGCGGTTGGGATTTTAATTTCTTTTGGTTTTGGTTTAGTGCCTTTTAAATTCAAAAATTTAAATTTTAAAAAGACTATTGCAATTGAAGCTAGTCAATCCAAACAAGTTAAAAGCTTTTTTGTAATAACGGCATTTTACGAGCTAACACAGATAATAATTAACAATAGTGATATCTTATTGGTTAAACATTACTTTGACTCTTACGACGCAGGATTATATGCGTCACTAGCTTTGATTGGTCGTATAGTATATTTTGTGGCTTGGATGTTTGTCATGTTGTTACTACCAACAGTGGTTCAGCTTAAAAAGGAAGGTAAAGCAACAGCGCCAATATTATTTAAATACGTAGGTTATATTGCAGCAATCGCAACGACAATTGTTATTGGCTGTGCGTTATTTCCTAGAACAGCCATAACACTATTATTTGGTGATAGTTATTTAGCAATGGCACCTTTATTATGGAAATACGCTCTGGCTACTGGCTTGTTTGCTATCTCTAATATCTTTGCTTACTATTATTTATCATTGGACAGATATATTCCTGTCGTTATTTCAGGTGTTTTTGGAACGCTTCAAATGGGATTAGTTGTCTTTTTTCATGAAAGTTTAGAACAAGTAGTGCATATGCAAATTATAGCAATGGTTTTATTGTTAGTAATACAAGTGCTCTTTTTTATGTTTGATTCTAAATTCAAAAAATAA
- a CDS encoding STAS domain-containing protein, with protein sequence MALRITQQDNTITLEGTLNTETVNNFKSHFNFILNAFKNVTLNIDKVKDIDESAMQILKAMYVNGVKNNMMFFVEGNRSEVIYEAFQYPKVA encoded by the coding sequence ATGGCACTTAGAATTACACAACAAGATAATACAATTACTTTAGAAGGAACATTAAATACTGAAACTGTAAATAATTTTAAATCTCATTTTAATTTTATTTTAAATGCTTTTAAAAATGTAACTTTAAATATCGATAAGGTAAAAGATATTGACGAGTCTGCAATGCAAATATTAAAAGCAATGTATGTCAATGGCGTAAAAAATAACATGATGTTTTTTGTAGAAGGAAATAGAAGTGAAGTAATCTACGAAGCATTTCAGTATCCTAAAGTAGCCTAA